The genomic region TCAGCCAGGCGAAACGATCCACGCCGGGCAGCGATCCGCGCGCCGTGGAGCAGGTCATTGTTGAACTGGTCGAAGAACTGGGCGCAGGGCACCGGATCTGGTCGGTCGGGATCGGCGCCGCCGGCTGGATGGACCTCGACGGAGCGACAGTCCTCTTTAGCCCGCATCTGGCATGGCGCAATGAACCCCTGCGGGAGAATCTGCAGCGGCTGCTGCGCCGCCCCGTCCTGCTGACCAACGACGCCGACGCCGCCGCCTGGGCGGAATGGCGCTTTGGTGCCGGGCAGGGGCAGAGCCGGCTGGTTTGCATCACCCTGGGTACCGGTATCGGCGGCGCCATGGTGATGGACGGGAGGGTGGAGCGCGGCCAGTTCGGCGTGGCGGGGGAGTTCGGCCACCAGATCATCATGCCTGGCGGCCAACGCTGCGAGTGCGGCAACCGGGGCTGCTGGGAACAATATGCCTCGGGCAATGCGCTGGGGCGTGAGGCCAGGGAATTGGCCGCCGCGAACTCCCCGGTAGCCCAGGAGCTGCTCAAGGCCGTCGACGGAGACGTCGGACGCATCACGGGTGCGATTGTCACGGAGCTGGCCAAGGCCGGGGATCCGACGTCCAGGGAACTGCTCGAAGACGTCGGCGAATGGCTGGGCCTGGGCCTGGCGAACCTTGCCGCGGCCCTGGATCCCGGGAAGTTCGTGATCGGCGGCGGACTGTGCGATGCCGGCGAGCTCCTGGTCGGCCCGGCCCGGAAGTCTTTCCTGCGCAACCTCACCGGCCGCGGCTTCCGCCCCGCGGCGGAAATCGAACTGGCGGCCCTCGGGCCCAACGCCGGACTCATCGGTGCTGCCGACCTCTCGCGGGTCAGCAGCCGCATGCACACCTAGCGCAGCGGAGGATGGAAACCCCGCAGGAGCGCAGTGAAAGAAGGCAGCGTCTTGCGTGGGGACCTACTCGTTGAAGACCCTGATGAACCGGAGCCCCGGGATGGACTAAATGCGCGCCCCGTCGTCGTGTTCGTCCTTCTCGCCCGGCAGTTTCATGATCAGGAAGACCACGGAGGCCGCGAACGCGGCCACCATGCCAAGGATGGCCACCAGCGGGGCCGAGCGCCAGAATATCGCCGAGAGCACGAGCGCGATCGGCCCGCCCACGGCGCCAATCCAGGCAAGGACAGTCATCGGATCAGCGCCGGCGAGACTGGGAGGCTCCTCCGGGACAAACGCCCCGTCGTCGTCCTCGGGCTCGTAGTCGCGCGGCCCGGCAGTGGTGTCCGGCAGTTCGTCGCCGCCCGCAGCCGCCGGCCTCCCGGCCGCAGGAGAGAGCCGCTCCTTAGCGGAGAGCTCGATCGGCGCCGTGCCGGCGAGACCCAGCGGGTCAAAGTCACGGAACGTCCACGCAGGTGAGCTGCCGGCGCTGTCCGTCCCGCCGGGCGGCCCACTGCCCGCAGAACCGGCCGTCCCGGCGGCCGGCCCGCTGCCGGTAGCCTCGTCCCCGGCTGCCCCCACGCCTTCGAGCCGGGCGACCAGATCCAGCCAGACGGCGTCGTCATCGTCGGACGGTGCGTTGTCGGCGGAAGTGTCCGGCGACGGGTGGGCCGGCGAGCCGTGGGCTTGGGGCTCATAGGGCCGGGGCGCAGGGGGCGGCGGGGCGCCTGGAACAGGCGGGGCACCTGGGACAGAGGCGCCGGGGACAGCATCGCCGGCCCCATCGAGTCCAGGAGAATGACTGCCGGCGGGGTCCGGAGTCCCGGGGTCCGGAGTCTCAGGATCCGGAGTCTCCGGGTCCGGCACGCTGGGGTCCGGCTTAGTCATGGGCCGTGTCCTTCCGGCTGGCGCGGGCGGCGCCCGGACTGGCCTGGGAAGCCACGGACCGGACGAATTCGGCGGAGCCACGGAAGATCTCGGGCGCGTCGTTGTCGATGGTGGCGACGTGGTAACTGTTTTCCAGCGGAACCACTTCCAGCGGGGCATTGGTCAACCCGCGGCGCAGGGCAACCATGCTGGACTCGGACACCACATGGTCCACCGAGGAACGGTAGACCCGGACGGGCGCCGTAATTTGGGGCAGCAGGCGCACGGTGTCCTTGAACATCTTGTTGAGCTCGTGCGCGGCGGCCACCGGAGTCCGCGGATACGCGCCCTCATCCATGTCCGGTTTGAGGATGTCGTTGGCGATCGCGGGGGTGCTCTTGAGGACGAATTTCAAGACGCCGGCGAGCGGGGCGCGGGGGTCATCGATGACCAGTCCCGGGTTGACCACCACGACTCCCGCCACAGGGCGGGTCGCAGCGATCCGCAACGCCAGGGTGCCGCCCATGGAAAGCCCGGCCATGACCACCACGTCGCATTCTTCCGCAAGCTCGAGGTAGGCCGCGTCCAGGGCCCCGTGCCAGTCCTGCCAGCGGGTCCTGGCCAACTCCTGCCAGCTCGTTCCGTGCCCCGGCAAGAGGGGGAGCCGGACGGCGTATCCGGCACTGGCCAATGCCATTGCCCAGTCCCGCACGCTGTGCGGGCTGCCGGTGAAGCCGTGGGACACCACGACGCCGGTCCGGGGGCCGGTTCCCGTGAAGGGGCTGCTGAACGGCGAATGGTCCGGGAGGATGCTCATGGGGTCTCCGAGGGGGCGGTGGGCGGCGTCGTGGAGCGGGCTTGCTGGCGGACGAAGCGTACTGACTCTTCAAAGAGTAGCGGCGCATCGGCATCCAGGGTCGCAACGTGCCCGCTGCGCGGAAGCCGGACTACCGTGAGGTCCCGGGACCCCAGGCGGCTGCGCAGCAGCTCCAAGGACGACGGCGGGACGACGGCATCGGTGTCCGACTTGAAGACCAGGACCGGCGCCTGCACGGCCGGGAGTTCCCGCAGGGTCGCGGAAAACAGTCGGCGCAGTTGGTGGACCGCCGCGAGCGGCGTCAGGGAGTAGTCGCCGTCGTCGGTGGCCGGCGCCGTGGAGCTTTCCTCCTGGATCGGCGTGGTGGTGCGCTGGAAGTACTTGAGCAGTCCGACCACCCTGACCCTGCGGTCATAGAAGCTCAGCCCCGGGTTTACGGCGAGCACGCCGGCCACCTTGTGGCGGGCCGCGGTGCGCAGGGCGATCGTGCCGCCCATGGACAGCCCGGCGACGTAGCAGTCGCTGGTCCGGGCGGCCAGGTCCAGGTACGCCGTCTCAAAGCTCGTGTACCAGTCCTGCCAGCCCTGCCGGGCGAGGTCCCGCCAGTGGGTGCCGTGCCCGGGCAGCAGCGGCACCGACACCGCGAAGCCCTGGTCGGCCAGGTGCCGGGCCCAAGGCAGGACGCTGAGCGGGCTGCCCGTGAAGCCGTGGCAGATGGCCACGCCGATCCGGGCGTTAGTGCCATGGCCGGGGTAGCTGAAAGCGGCGGGAGCCGGGGAAATACTGCTTTCAGTCATGAGCCCATCGTGTCACCCTTAGCGACAAAACTCACTAGAGTAAGGTGTCCATTGAAGTCCTGGCCGGACCCGGTTCGGGCGGCCGGCCAGCCGCCTTCCGGAGAGGTCACCGAGTGTTTTATTGGTTCATGAAGACGTTTGTCCTGGGACCGGTGTTGAAGCTGTTGTTCCGGCCCTGGGTCAAGGGCCTCGACAACGTCCCGGCCCAAGGCGCTGCGATCCTGGCCTCGAACCACCTCTCCTTCTCGGACTCGATCTTCATGCCGGTCATGGTTCCGCGTCCGGTCGTCTTCCTGGCCAAGTCCGAATATTTCACCGGCACCGGGATCAAGGGCAGGCTGACCGCGGCCTTTTTCCGGCTCACCAACCAGCTCCCCATGGACCGGTCCGGGGGTGCTGCGTCCGCGCAGTCCCTAAACGCCGGCATGGACGTGCTCAAGAGCGGCTCGCTGCTGGGCATCTATCCGGAAGGCACCCGCAGCCCCGACGCGCGCCTTTATCGCGGCAAGGTGGGCGTCGCCCGCCTCGCGCTGCAGGCTCGCGTGCCGGTCATTCCGGTGGCGATGATTGGAACGGACAAGGTGCAGCCGATCGGCAAGCGTGTTCCCAACATCCGCCGCATCGGCATGATCTTCGGCGAACCGCTCGACTTCAGCCGTTACTACGGGATGGAGGACGACCGGCTGATCCAGCGTTCGGTGACCGACGAGATCATGTACGAGCTCATGCGGCTGTCCGGGCAGGAATACGTGGACGAGTACGCCGCCGTCGTCAAACTGCGACAGACGGGCAAGGCCCAAGTGGCAGGCCCGGACGCAGGCAAGGGCACAACTTCTGCGACCCCGACGGCAGGCCCCGAACAGGTTCCGCCGCCGGCGGCAGGGGAGGACGGCCCGGAAGCTCCGGGGACCGTCTGACCGGTTGAACGGGGGCCATGTGACGGAATCCGGGCTGTCAATGACAGGCGGGGCCGCCGAACCTCGACGGGACAACTATCCTTAGAGGGTGACCGAGCTATCTGAGAAACCAGTTTCCCCGCTGACCAGCACCGCCCAGAGCGGAGCCGCCAACTATCCCGGCCTGGACAACTGGCGTGAGCTCCCGGCCTCGCAGCAGCCCACGTGGTCGGACCAGGCTGTCTTCGAGGCGTCCGTCAAGGAACTTTCCGTCCTGCCGCCGCTCGTCTTCGCGGGCGAAGTGGACATCCTTCGCGAACGGCTCGCCGCGGCCGCGCAGGGCAAGGCTTTCCTGCTCCAGGGTGGCGACTGCGCCGAGACCTTCGAGGCGGCGACAGCTGACAAGATCAGTGCCCGCGTCCGGACCATCCTGCAGATGGCAGTGGTCCTCACCTACGGTGCGGCCATGCCGGTCATCAAGATGGGCCGCATGGCGGGGCAGTTCGCCAAGCCGCGCTCCTCCAACGACGAAACGCGCGACGGCGTCACCCTCCCGGCGTACCGCGGCGACATCGTGAACGGCTACGACTTCACCCCGGAATCCCGGGCGCATGATGCCAGCCGGATGCTGAAGGCATACCACACCTCCGCCTCCACCCTGAACCTGATCCGCGCCTTCACGCAGGGCGGCTTTGCGGACCTGCGCCTGGTGCACCAGTGGAACAAGGGCTTCACCGAAAACCCTGCGCACGCCCGCTACGAGTCGCTGGCCCGGGACATCGACCGCGCCATCAAGTTCATGTCCTCCTGCGGCGCCGACTTCGAGGCCCTCAAGCGCGTGGAGTTCTACGCCAGCCATGAAGCCCTGCTGCTGGACTACGAGCGCGCCCTGACCCGCATCGATTCGCGCACCGGGCTGCCCTACGACACCTCGGCCCACTTCCTGTGGATCGGGGAGCGCACCCGCGAACT from Arthrobacter sp. NicSoilB8 harbors:
- a CDS encoding ROK family glucokinase encodes the protein MQTPTPGRQPGLRRRTAAWRNRTLAGAAAAAAGHDIRSQLRLGRKGLAIGVDIGGTKVAAGVVDAEGRILSQAKRSTPGSDPRAVEQVIVELVEELGAGHRIWSVGIGAAGWMDLDGATVLFSPHLAWRNEPLRENLQRLLRRPVLLTNDADAAAWAEWRFGAGQGQSRLVCITLGTGIGGAMVMDGRVERGQFGVAGEFGHQIIMPGGQRCECGNRGCWEQYASGNALGREARELAAANSPVAQELLKAVDGDVGRITGAIVTELAKAGDPTSRELLEDVGEWLGLGLANLAAALDPGKFVIGGGLCDAGELLVGPARKSFLRNLTGRGFRPAAEIELAALGPNAGLIGAADLSRVSSRMHT
- a CDS encoding alpha/beta fold hydrolase, encoding MSILPDHSPFSSPFTGTGPRTGVVVSHGFTGSPHSVRDWAMALASAGYAVRLPLLPGHGTSWQELARTRWQDWHGALDAAYLELAEECDVVVMAGLSMGGTLALRIAATRPVAGVVVVNPGLVIDDPRAPLAGVLKFVLKSTPAIANDILKPDMDEGAYPRTPVAAAHELNKMFKDTVRLLPQITAPVRVYRSSVDHVVSESSMVALRRGLTNAPLEVVPLENSYHVATIDNDAPEIFRGSAEFVRSVASQASPGAARASRKDTAHD
- a CDS encoding alpha/beta fold hydrolase, whose translation is MTESSISPAPAAFSYPGHGTNARIGVAICHGFTGSPLSVLPWARHLADQGFAVSVPLLPGHGTHWRDLARQGWQDWYTSFETAYLDLAARTSDCYVAGLSMGGTIALRTAARHKVAGVLAVNPGLSFYDRRVRVVGLLKYFQRTTTPIQEESSTAPATDDGDYSLTPLAAVHQLRRLFSATLRELPAVQAPVLVFKSDTDAVVPPSSLELLRSRLGSRDLTVVRLPRSGHVATLDADAPLLFEESVRFVRQQARSTTPPTAPSETP
- a CDS encoding lysophospholipid acyltransferase family protein; protein product: MFYWFMKTFVLGPVLKLLFRPWVKGLDNVPAQGAAILASNHLSFSDSIFMPVMVPRPVVFLAKSEYFTGTGIKGRLTAAFFRLTNQLPMDRSGGAASAQSLNAGMDVLKSGSLLGIYPEGTRSPDARLYRGKVGVARLALQARVPVIPVAMIGTDKVQPIGKRVPNIRRIGMIFGEPLDFSRYYGMEDDRLIQRSVTDEIMYELMRLSGQEYVDEYAAVVKLRQTGKAQVAGPDAGKGTTSATPTAGPEQVPPPAAGEDGPEAPGTV
- a CDS encoding 3-deoxy-7-phosphoheptulonate synthase class II, which produces MTELSEKPVSPLTSTAQSGAANYPGLDNWRELPASQQPTWSDQAVFEASVKELSVLPPLVFAGEVDILRERLAAAAQGKAFLLQGGDCAETFEAATADKISARVRTILQMAVVLTYGAAMPVIKMGRMAGQFAKPRSSNDETRDGVTLPAYRGDIVNGYDFTPESRAHDASRMLKAYHTSASTLNLIRAFTQGGFADLRLVHQWNKGFTENPAHARYESLARDIDRAIKFMSSCGADFEALKRVEFYASHEALLLDYERALTRIDSRTGLPYDTSAHFLWIGERTRELDHAHVDFLSRVRNPIGVKLGPSTSGDDALRLIDKLDPEREPGRLTFITRMGAGNIREKLPPIVERVTASGAQVLWVTDPMHGNTVTSPNGYKTRNFDDVIDEVRGFFEVHHALGTVPGGLHVEMTGDDVAECLGGADPIDQEAFLDRYESVCDPRLNHMQSLEMAFLVAGALAKR